The following proteins are co-located in the Dehalococcoides mccartyi 195 genome:
- the efp gene encoding elongation factor P: MATGNELKKSCIIQQENGLFQVMDIQHVKMKHTALLRLKLKDIRDGHTMEQTFQSDEKFNLVNLEYRHMQFLYNDENVYHFMDDKTFEQIALNKSVLGDAVNYLLENGSVRVMTFQEEAIGVELPASVNLKIAHTEPGFKGDTAATTTKPATLETGLVVQVPLFINNEDLIRVDTRSGQYLGKATN, translated from the coding sequence ATGGCCACTGGAAACGAATTAAAGAAAAGCTGCATCATCCAACAGGAAAACGGCCTGTTTCAGGTCATGGATATCCAACATGTCAAGATGAAACACACTGCCCTGCTCCGTCTGAAACTCAAAGACATACGGGACGGGCATACTATGGAACAAACCTTTCAGTCAGACGAAAAGTTCAATCTGGTAAATCTGGAATACCGCCATATGCAATTTTTATATAATGACGAAAACGTTTACCATTTTATGGATGATAAAACTTTTGAGCAGATAGCTCTAAATAAAAGTGTCTTGGGTGACGCTGTCAACTACCTGCTGGAAAACGGCAGTGTCAGGGTAATGACCTTTCAGGAAGAAGCCATCGGGGTTGAGCTGCCGGCATCGGTTAACCTGAAAATTGCCCATACCGAACCGGGTTTTAAGGGTGACACCGCCGCCACCACTACCAAACCGGCTACTTTGGAAACGGGACTGGTGGTACAGGTGCCCTTATTTATAAATAACGAAGACCTAATCAGGGTAGACACCCGCAGCGGCCAATATCTGGGAAAGGCAACCAATTAG
- a CDS encoding M24 family metallopeptidase, whose protein sequence is MKQLNTRLALLRKLMAENELDGLLVSKPENIFYLSGFTGGEGHLLITQTHAFIAVDFRYYEQAENESPEYTLCKVTNGMSRWLPELLSSEHIRRLGFESFYITFEEYSKLKTALSKGGLDILLTETADLAGKLRQIKSEKEIDAIKQAAAIGDAAFSALPSLLKPGITEQQLAWELEKFMRNHGSQSMPFEVIAATGANSALPHARTRPAAVVYGQPLLMDYGAKVNWYASDMTRTVLQGKADSQFKKIYDIVLAAQQKAIDQITSGMTGQEADTIARDVIEKAGYGANFGHSLGHGVGLEVHEAPRLSPRSTDILEDGMVFSIEPGIYLPGWGGIRIEDTCTLKNGKIELLSKSDKQNPYI, encoded by the coding sequence ATGAAACAGTTAAACACCCGGCTTGCACTCCTGCGAAAGCTTATGGCCGAAAATGAGCTGGATGGCCTGTTGGTGTCCAAACCTGAAAATATTTTTTATCTGTCCGGCTTTACCGGCGGCGAAGGCCATCTGCTTATCACCCAGACACATGCCTTTATTGCGGTGGATTTTCGTTACTACGAGCAAGCGGAAAATGAATCCCCTGAATATACCTTATGTAAAGTTACTAACGGAATGTCCCGCTGGCTGCCCGAACTGTTAAGCTCCGAACATATCCGCCGTCTGGGTTTTGAATCTTTCTATATTACTTTTGAAGAATACAGCAAACTAAAGACCGCACTCAGCAAAGGCGGTTTAGATATTTTACTTACAGAAACAGCAGACTTGGCAGGCAAACTGCGGCAGATAAAATCTGAAAAAGAAATAGACGCTATCAAACAGGCCGCCGCCATTGGTGATGCCGCTTTCTCCGCCCTGCCCTCCCTGCTAAAACCGGGTATAACCGAACAGCAACTGGCCTGGGAACTTGAGAAATTTATGCGAAACCACGGCAGCCAGTCTATGCCGTTTGAGGTTATTGCCGCTACCGGGGCAAACTCCGCCCTGCCCCATGCCCGAACCCGCCCGGCCGCTGTGGTTTACGGACAGCCCCTGCTCATGGACTACGGGGCAAAAGTAAACTGGTACGCCAGTGACATGACCAGAACTGTATTACAGGGGAAAGCGGATAGCCAATTTAAGAAAATATATGATATAGTTCTGGCCGCCCAGCAAAAAGCCATAGACCAAATCACCTCCGGAATGACCGGACAGGAGGCTGATACTATAGCCAGAGATGTTATTGAAAAAGCCGGCTACGGTGCCAATTTCGGGCATAGTCTGGGACACGGGGTGGGACTGGAGGTGCATGAAGCACCCCGCCTCAGCCCCAGAAGTACGGATATACTTGAAGACGGAATGGTTTTCAGCATAGAGCCGGGCATATACCTGCCGGGCTGGGGAGGCATCCGTATAGAAGATACCTGCACCCTTAAAAATGGTAAAATAGAATTGCTCTCAAAATCAGATAAACAAAACCCCTATATTTAA
- the xerC gene encoding tyrosine recombinase XerC, producing the protein MQENFNKYLEYLTVEKNVSAYTLRNYRTDLIGFVNYLIEKKVSSFDKVDRYILRDYMSSLIEKGIVKGSIARKLSAVRSFYRYLMREGLIQKNPTLNASSPRLDKRLPEFLTTAEVNKLLRIPDSSTPQGLRDKAFMELLYASGLRVSELVKLDIENLDLHSHQIRVWGKGSKERIVLMGLPAIQSIQTYLNLGRPLLKGKRNTPALFLNPNGGRLSARSFQERLDKLAHQAGIEKHVHPHMLRHTFATHLLDGGADLRVVQELLGHSNLSTTQIYTHVTKSQARKVYMSSHPLAKPQNDISGSEDE; encoded by the coding sequence ATGCAGGAGAATTTTAACAAATACCTTGAATATCTGACGGTAGAAAAAAATGTTTCGGCTTATACCCTTAGAAACTACCGCACAGATTTGATTGGGTTTGTTAACTACCTGATTGAAAAAAAAGTGAGTTCTTTTGACAAGGTAGACCGCTATATTTTGCGGGATTATATGTCCAGCCTGATAGAAAAAGGGATTGTTAAGGGCAGTATCGCCCGTAAACTTTCAGCTGTACGTTCTTTTTACCGTTACCTTATGCGGGAAGGTCTTATTCAGAAAAACCCCACCCTAAATGCCTCCAGCCCCCGTCTGGATAAACGCCTGCCGGAGTTTCTGACTACCGCTGAAGTTAATAAACTGCTGCGGATACCTGATTCCTCCACCCCCCAGGGTTTGCGGGACAAAGCATTTATGGAGCTGCTTTATGCCAGCGGCCTGCGGGTGAGTGAGCTGGTCAAACTGGATATAGAAAACCTGGATTTGCACTCCCACCAGATACGGGTCTGGGGCAAAGGGTCTAAAGAACGCATAGTTCTGATGGGTCTGCCTGCAATCCAGTCAATCCAAACCTATCTAAACCTGGGCAGACCTTTGCTGAAAGGCAAGCGGAATACTCCGGCTTTATTCCTTAATCCAAACGGCGGCAGACTGAGTGCCCGCAGTTTTCAGGAAAGGCTGGATAAATTGGCACACCAAGCCGGTATTGAAAAACACGTACACCCCCACATGCTGCGCCATACCTTTGCCACTCACCTGCTGGACGGCGGGGCAGACTTAAGGGTAGTACAGGAGCTACTCGGCCACTCAAACCTTTCTACTACCCAGATATATACCCATGTTACCAAAAGCCAAGCCCGCAAAGTCTATATGTCCAGCCACCCGCTGGCCAAACCGCAGAATGATATTTCGGGGAGTGAAGACGAATGA
- the topA gene encoding type I DNA topoisomerase has translation MKEKLVIVESPAKARTISKMLGKDFNIMATMGHIRDLPKSTLGVDVENSFTPKYVSLKAKAKVIKELKDAVKNSKAIYLATDPDREGEAIAWHISEVTKANLAKPKRVVFHEITKEAIDKAFKNTRELDMDLVNAQQARRVLDRLVGYKLSPLLWRKVQRGLSAGRVQSVSLKIIVDREREIEKFVSAEYWNIEALLNKKVKSAAFKASLAGYVTKGKLEIHNESEAEQIKKELEVSDYQVLKIKKKSNLRQSPAPFITSTLQQEAWRKLHFSAKQTMVIAQQLYEGLNIEGEGEVGLITYMRTDSTNVARTAVAETRDYISEKYGPAYLPKQARVFSSKVKGAQEAHEAIRPTRIIRTPDLIKKSLSTEQFKLYQLIWQRMMASQMSPAVFDNTTIDIEAKHQPSKTRYLLRTTSSVNTFPGFTIVYIEGKDEDEEAAQSSLPPMEEGEELKLKSLEASQHFTQPPPRYTEATLIKALEQYGIGRPSTYAPTISTIQEREYITKLKGSLKPSELGMLVNDLLVEYFPDIIGIDFTAAMETELDKIATEKLDWVPIIRRFYEPFIKEIEAASEKIEKIKPPEEELDELCPECNAKLVVKRGRFGKFIACSRYTKEEGGCRYTRSYQIKTGAKCPECNSDIVEKYSKKGKIFYGCAGYPNCKFVSFYKPLSKPCPECGALMIKSGKNWAKCTKCGKRKKLEDES, from the coding sequence ATGAAAGAAAAACTTGTTATCGTTGAGTCACCTGCCAAAGCCCGTACTATCAGCAAAATGCTGGGCAAAGACTTTAATATTATGGCCACCATGGGGCATATACGGGATTTACCCAAAAGCACCCTGGGCGTAGATGTTGAAAACAGTTTTACCCCCAAGTATGTCTCCTTAAAAGCCAAGGCCAAGGTCATAAAGGAACTCAAAGACGCAGTTAAAAATTCCAAGGCAATCTACCTGGCTACCGACCCTGACCGCGAAGGTGAGGCTATTGCCTGGCATATATCCGAAGTTACCAAAGCAAATCTGGCTAAGCCCAAACGGGTAGTCTTTCACGAGATTACCAAAGAAGCCATAGATAAGGCTTTTAAAAACACCCGCGAACTGGATATGGATTTGGTAAATGCCCAGCAGGCCCGGCGGGTGCTTGACCGGCTGGTAGGTTACAAATTAAGCCCGCTGCTCTGGCGAAAGGTACAACGGGGGCTTTCAGCCGGGCGGGTGCAGTCTGTTTCCCTGAAAATAATTGTTGACCGCGAACGGGAAATAGAAAAATTTGTATCTGCCGAATACTGGAATATAGAAGCCCTGCTGAATAAAAAGGTTAAATCAGCCGCTTTCAAAGCTTCTCTGGCAGGTTATGTAACCAAAGGCAAACTGGAGATACATAACGAATCTGAAGCCGAACAAATTAAAAAAGAACTGGAAGTATCTGACTATCAGGTACTGAAGATAAAAAAGAAATCAAATCTCAGGCAGTCCCCCGCCCCCTTTATTACCAGCACCCTTCAGCAGGAGGCCTGGCGGAAGCTCCATTTTTCAGCCAAGCAAACCATGGTGATAGCCCAGCAGCTGTATGAAGGCCTGAATATAGAGGGCGAAGGGGAAGTGGGTCTTATTACCTATATGCGTACTGACTCTACCAACGTAGCCCGTACCGCCGTAGCCGAAACCCGTGATTATATAAGTGAAAAATACGGCCCGGCTTACCTGCCCAAACAGGCCAGAGTATTTTCAAGCAAGGTTAAGGGAGCACAGGAAGCCCATGAAGCTATCCGCCCTACCCGTATAATCCGCACCCCTGACTTGATAAAAAAGAGCTTGTCTACCGAACAGTTCAAGCTTTACCAGCTTATCTGGCAGCGTATGATGGCCAGCCAGATGAGCCCGGCCGTCTTTGATAATACTACAATAGACATAGAGGCCAAACACCAGCCCTCAAAAACCCGCTACCTGCTTAGAACCACCAGTTCGGTAAATACTTTTCCGGGTTTTACCATTGTATATATAGAAGGCAAGGACGAAGATGAGGAAGCGGCGCAGTCCAGCCTACCGCCCATGGAAGAAGGCGAAGAGCTGAAGCTGAAAAGTCTGGAAGCCAGCCAGCATTTTACCCAGCCTCCTCCCCGTTATACAGAGGCCACGCTAATCAAGGCACTGGAGCAATACGGCATAGGCCGCCCCAGCACCTACGCCCCCACTATTTCCACAATACAGGAACGGGAATACATTACCAAGCTCAAAGGCAGCCTGAAACCCAGTGAACTGGGAATGCTGGTAAATGACCTGCTGGTAGAGTATTTCCCGGATATTATCGGTATAGATTTTACGGCCGCCATGGAAACCGAACTGGACAAAATAGCTACTGAAAAACTGGACTGGGTGCCTATAATCAGGCGGTTCTACGAACCTTTTATAAAAGAGATAGAAGCCGCCAGTGAAAAAATTGAAAAAATTAAACCGCCGGAAGAAGAGCTGGACGAGCTTTGCCCCGAATGCAATGCCAAGCTGGTAGTAAAACGGGGGCGTTTCGGTAAATTTATTGCCTGCTCGCGTTATACCAAAGAAGAGGGCGGCTGCCGTTATACCCGCTCATACCAGATAAAAACAGGTGCCAAATGCCCTGAGTGCAATTCGGATATAGTTGAAAAATACAGCAAAAAGGGCAAGATATTTTACGGCTGTGCCGGTTACCCGAACTGCAAATTTGTATCTTTCTACAAGCCGCTAAGCAAACCCTGCCCGGAATGCGGCGCCCTTATGATCAAGAGCGGCAAGAACTGGGCTAAATGCACCAAGTGCGGCAAACGCAAAAAACTTGAAGATGAAAGCTAA
- the dprA gene encoding DNA-processing protein DprA, with the protein MQNQDCKYAIGFSYINGVGRVRLNLLESYFGNLESAWHAGKEALVSAGLDNSLAENIVASRPKIDLPKTLETLKRHDIQVFTHTDSDYPARLKQIHDYPPLIFVKGQLLGNDELCLGIVGTRQPTVYGKLTTEELAESLARSGLTIVSGLARGIDTVAHTAALKAGGRSIAVFGCGLDIIYPSENSCLARQIAENGALVSEHPPGIRPRPEFFPRRNRILSGLCRGILVTEAGENSGAVITANFALEQNREIFAVPGSILSAASVGTNRLIQEGAKLVCSAKDVLEELNIGLLSVPDNTTKAVPENQTESLILDKLGYEPIHIDQLCRECGLGIALVSSTLAIMELRGQVRSAGGMNYVRTREKKEIYQLEMN; encoded by the coding sequence ATGCAAAACCAAGACTGCAAATACGCCATAGGATTCAGTTATATAAACGGGGTCGGCCGGGTGCGCCTGAACCTGCTGGAAAGCTATTTCGGCAATCTGGAAAGTGCCTGGCACGCCGGTAAGGAAGCGCTGGTATCAGCCGGGCTTGATAACTCTCTGGCGGAAAATATAGTTGCTTCCCGCCCCAAAATAGACCTGCCTAAAACCCTTGAAACTTTGAAGCGGCACGATATTCAGGTATTCACCCATACAGATAGTGATTACCCTGCCAGACTTAAGCAAATACATGATTACCCTCCCCTTATTTTTGTAAAGGGACAGCTTTTGGGGAATGATGAACTGTGTCTGGGGATAGTGGGCACCCGCCAGCCCACCGTCTACGGCAAACTGACCACCGAAGAACTGGCCGAATCACTGGCACGATCAGGCCTGACTATAGTTTCCGGTCTGGCCAGAGGAATAGATACAGTTGCCCATACTGCCGCCCTTAAAGCCGGCGGCAGAAGCATTGCGGTTTTCGGCTGCGGACTGGATATAATTTATCCATCTGAAAACAGCTGCCTTGCCCGCCAGATAGCTGAAAACGGAGCCCTGGTAAGTGAACACCCGCCCGGAATCCGCCCCCGGCCCGAATTTTTCCCCCGCCGCAACCGTATACTCTCAGGCCTTTGCCGCGGAATACTGGTAACCGAAGCGGGAGAAAACAGCGGGGCTGTGATAACCGCCAATTTTGCACTTGAACAAAACCGCGAGATTTTTGCCGTTCCGGGGAGTATACTATCAGCGGCTTCAGTGGGAACAAACCGTCTTATTCAGGAAGGAGCCAAGCTGGTTTGTTCCGCCAAAGATGTCCTTGAAGAACTGAATATAGGCCTGCTTTCAGTGCCGGATAACACTACCAAAGCTGTACCTGAAAACCAGACCGAAAGCCTGATACTGGATAAACTGGGCTATGAGCCAATACATATTGACCAGCTTTGCCGTGAGTGCGGCCTGGGGATAGCCTTGGTCAGCAGCACTTTGGCCATAATGGAACTAAGAGGCCAGGTCCGCTCTGCCGGAGGCATGAATTATGTGCGCACCCGTGAAAAGAAAGAAATCTACCAGCTGGAGATGAATTAA
- a CDS encoding cation:proton antiporter produces the protein METEIYFKFILSFGLILLVARLGGAFAERFLKQPAVIGELLAGIIISPFLLGHFLFANDPVILNFALIDGVFSQNGEHLSEFAPMEIISQIAVVVLLFVAGLETNVASFIKNSFTGAMVAIGGVVVPFALGVFGAMYFFPDLHIAGWLFIGAILTATSIGITVRILMDMGKLSSREGTIILVAAVVDDIIGLVILSVVISMAQSGSINALSAIGTGVIGFAVWLGILLLGVYGHKYISKYILTPFKASGTMPVMALIVGLLVSYMVTLVGLHPVVGAYVAGLMFASTAEKEEILHQTRPIMLFIAPFFFAYLGMQVDLKEVWAVIVPALVIVVLAIIGKIIGCYFPARFVGKTSHKGALIVGVGMVPRGEVGLIVAGAGLIAGAITRDLFGIAVAVSILTTLVMPLMIKPLFKPKAEANGKELP, from the coding sequence ATGGAAACAGAAATCTATTTTAAATTTATACTCTCTTTTGGGCTTATTTTGCTTGTTGCCCGTTTGGGCGGAGCCTTTGCAGAACGCTTTCTGAAACAACCGGCAGTTATCGGTGAACTTTTGGCCGGTATTATCATCTCACCCTTTCTGCTGGGGCATTTCCTTTTTGCCAATGACCCGGTTATTTTGAACTTTGCCCTTATTGACGGGGTATTCAGCCAGAATGGTGAACATCTGAGCGAATTTGCCCCTATGGAAATTATTTCGCAGATAGCGGTTGTGGTTTTGCTGTTTGTGGCGGGTCTGGAAACAAACGTGGCCTCATTTATTAAAAACAGCTTTACCGGCGCTATGGTAGCCATTGGCGGGGTTGTTGTACCCTTTGCTTTGGGTGTCTTTGGCGCCATGTACTTTTTCCCTGATTTGCATATTGCCGGATGGCTCTTTATCGGTGCTATTCTGACTGCCACCAGCATCGGTATCACGGTACGCATACTAATGGATATGGGTAAACTCAGTTCCCGTGAGGGCACTATTATTCTGGTTGCCGCCGTGGTGGATGATATTATCGGTCTGGTCATTTTGTCTGTGGTTATTTCCATGGCTCAGAGCGGCAGTATCAATGCCTTAAGTGCTATAGGCACCGGTGTTATCGGCTTTGCAGTCTGGCTGGGTATACTTTTGCTGGGTGTGTACGGCCACAAATATATTTCAAAATATATACTTACCCCGTTTAAGGCCTCCGGCACTATGCCAGTCATGGCCTTGATTGTGGGTCTGTTGGTTTCCTATATGGTCACGCTGGTGGGTCTGCATCCGGTAGTTGGTGCTTATGTAGCCGGGCTTATGTTTGCTTCCACCGCGGAAAAAGAAGAAATACTCCATCAAACCCGCCCGATAATGCTTTTTATTGCCCCGTTCTTCTTTGCTTACCTGGGTATGCAGGTGGATTTGAAGGAAGTCTGGGCAGTAATTGTTCCGGCGCTGGTTATAGTTGTGCTGGCCATTATCGGCAAGATTATCGGCTGTTATTTTCCCGCCCGGTTTGTGGGCAAGACCAGTCATAAAGGTGCTTTGATTGTCGGTGTAGGTATGGTACCTAGAGGTGAAGTGGGTCTTATCGTAGCCGGGGCGGGACTTATTGCCGGGGCTATCACCCGTGACCTTTTCGGCATTGCGGTAGCTGTCAGTATTTTGACTACCCTCGTTATGCCCCTTATGATAAAACCTTTATTCAAACCTAAAGCTGAAGCTAACGGCAAAGAGCTTCCTTGA
- a CDS encoding 2-oxoacid:acceptor oxidoreductase family protein, whose amino-acid sequence MKHFIEIRWHGRGGQGAVTSAELIAQAAIGKGKYAQAFPSFGPERRGAPVQSFNRISDDKPIRERSGISEPDIVVVLDPSLVIIGNVISGLKEGGTLIINTTKPLDYFVSEYGDRWKIATVDATAIAKELLGVNIVNTTMLGALIKATGLAGIEDFEEPLKHRFGKLAAKNMAAMKKALEETAVKELKVG is encoded by the coding sequence ATGAAACATTTTATTGAAATCAGATGGCATGGGCGTGGCGGTCAGGGTGCGGTAACCTCAGCCGAGCTTATCGCTCAGGCGGCAATTGGCAAGGGAAAATATGCCCAGGCTTTCCCCAGTTTCGGGCCTGAACGCAGAGGAGCTCCGGTTCAATCTTTCAACCGTATCAGTGATGATAAACCTATCCGTGAGCGTTCCGGTATAAGCGAGCCGGATATTGTGGTAGTACTTGACCCCAGTCTGGTTATTATCGGCAACGTTATTTCCGGGCTTAAAGAAGGCGGTACTCTTATTATAAATACCACTAAACCGCTGGATTATTTCGTATCTGAATATGGTGACCGCTGGAAAATAGCCACAGTGGATGCCACCGCTATTGCCAAAGAATTACTGGGTGTCAATATCGTTAATACAACCATGCTTGGCGCTCTTATCAAGGCTACCGGTCTGGCAGGTATAGAAGACTTCGAAGAACCTTTGAAACACCGCTTCGGAAAGCTGGCTGCCAAAAATATGGCGGCTATGAAAAAGGCCTTGGAAGAGACCGCTGTAAAGGAGCTTAAAGTTGGCTAA
- a CDS encoding 4Fe-4S binding protein, with product MAKQENKITWQEMTPGCIVSEPGNASQYKTGDWRSQLPVHNFKKCIKCGLCYVFCPEACINETKEGFFEADLFYCKGCGICAHECPTGAIVMKDEEEK from the coding sequence TTGGCTAAACAGGAAAATAAGATTACCTGGCAGGAAATGACCCCTGGCTGTATAGTCAGTGAACCCGGAAATGCCAGTCAGTATAAGACTGGTGACTGGCGTTCCCAGCTGCCTGTGCATAATTTTAAAAAATGTATCAAGTGCGGCTTGTGTTATGTATTCTGCCCCGAAGCTTGTATAAATGAAACCAAAGAGGGCTTTTTTGAGGCCGACCTTTTCTATTGTAAGGGTTGCGGTATCTGCGCCCATGAATGTCCCACCGGGGCTATTGTTATGAAGGATGAGGAGGAGAAATAA
- a CDS encoding transketolase C-terminal domain-containing protein: MARVGVEVSIALSEAVGLCNADVIAAYPITPQTHIVEHLAEMVADGELDAEYIPVESEHSALSACLGSAAAGARTFTATAGQGLELMHEVLYVASSMRLPVIMAVANRALSGPLSVWGDHSDVMSCRDIGWIQIFTENGQEVVDNAICSFKIGEDKRVLLPVMVHLDGFHLSHVIEPIDMPERAQVDAFLSVNDYPYALNPDNPHAMGDFAPPVVFTEAKWAQEQDFQKSKAVILEVWKDFEKQFGRSYKPVETYRTEGAENLLFTMGSFSETAMAAIDKMRDDGMSVGLVRLRLWRPFPFEELRDAVKDAKNLIVLDRALSIGGPGGPVCSEIKAALYPLEKKPKIVSIIGGLGGRDITVANFEDIMKRGLEIAEKGSPNEYEIYGVRA; the protein is encoded by the coding sequence ATGGCCAGAGTAGGCGTAGAAGTTTCTATCGCTCTGAGTGAGGCAGTCGGGCTTTGCAATGCTGATGTTATTGCCGCTTATCCCATTACTCCTCAGACACATATTGTTGAGCATTTGGCCGAGATGGTGGCCGATGGAGAACTGGATGCCGAATATATCCCGGTAGAATCTGAGCATTCGGCTCTGAGTGCCTGCCTGGGCTCGGCGGCAGCCGGTGCCCGCACCTTTACCGCCACTGCCGGTCAGGGGCTTGAGCTCATGCACGAAGTGCTTTATGTGGCTTCATCCATGCGGCTGCCCGTCATAATGGCGGTTGCCAACCGGGCTCTTTCAGGCCCCCTTTCAGTTTGGGGTGACCACTCTGACGTCATGTCCTGCCGGGATATAGGCTGGATACAAATATTTACTGAAAACGGGCAGGAAGTAGTTGATAACGCTATCTGTTCTTTTAAAATAGGCGAAGATAAGAGGGTGCTTTTACCTGTTATGGTTCACCTGGACGGTTTCCATCTGTCCCATGTTATTGAGCCTATTGATATGCCTGAGAGAGCACAGGTAGATGCTTTCCTTAGCGTTAATGATTACCCCTATGCCCTGAATCCTGATAACCCCCATGCTATGGGTGACTTTGCCCCTCCGGTGGTCTTCACCGAAGCCAAGTGGGCCCAGGAACAGGATTTTCAAAAATCTAAAGCCGTTATTCTGGAAGTCTGGAAAGACTTTGAAAAACAGTTTGGCCGTTCTTACAAACCGGTTGAAACCTACCGCACCGAAGGTGCTGAGAACCTGTTGTTCACCATGGGCAGTTTTTCTGAGACTGCCATGGCCGCCATTGATAAAATGCGTGATGATGGTATGAGTGTCGGTCTGGTAAGGCTGCGGCTGTGGCGTCCCTTCCCGTTTGAAGAGTTGCGGGACGCGGTTAAAGATGCCAAAAACCTTATTGTTCTGGACCGTGCTCTGTCAATAGGCGGTCCGGGCGGGCCGGTCTGCTCTGAAATTAAGGCTGCTTTGTATCCGCTGGAGAAAAAGCCCAAGATTGTCAGCATTATCGGCGGTTTGGGCGGACGGGATATAACTGTTGCCAATTTTGAAGATATCATGAAAAGAGGTCTGGAGATTGCTGAAAAAGGCAGTCCCAACGAATACGAAATATATGGAGTGAGGGCGTGA
- the porB gene encoding pyruvate synthase subunit PorB: MQNYSVFVPKLLPKRELFAPGHRGCIGCGEALAVRLATKAMDENTIIVNATGCMEIIASQYPYTSWRLPWIHTLFENTAAVASGVESAIKVLKRKKRIEDRDIKIVAIGGDGATVDIGLQALSGAMERGHNFTYICFDNEAYMNTGIQRSSATPFGASTTTSPAGKVGKGQFSWKKDMPAIAVAHNIPYVATCCPSYPFDMIEKVGKALAADGPAYIHCLSVCPTGWRCATEDTVKIGRLAVETGVFPLYEVVNGQYKMSMETPELKPLREYTSLQRRFRHLTEESLDLIQERVQLEYNKIAERAACAPKLEK, encoded by the coding sequence ATGCAGAACTATTCAGTATTTGTTCCCAAGCTACTGCCCAAGCGTGAGTTATTTGCCCCCGGTCATCGCGGGTGTATAGGTTGCGGTGAGGCTCTGGCAGTTCGTCTGGCTACCAAGGCTATGGATGAAAACACCATAATAGTGAATGCCACCGGCTGCATGGAAATTATCGCTTCCCAGTACCCGTATACCTCATGGCGTTTACCCTGGATACATACCCTGTTTGAAAATACAGCCGCAGTTGCCTCTGGCGTTGAGTCAGCTATAAAGGTGCTTAAACGGAAAAAGAGGATAGAGGACAGGGATATAAAGATTGTAGCCATTGGCGGTGACGGTGCAACTGTGGATATTGGTCTTCAGGCACTTTCAGGCGCTATGGAACGCGGGCATAACTTCACTTATATCTGTTTTGACAATGAAGCTTATATGAATACCGGTATCCAGCGTTCCTCGGCTACCCCTTTCGGTGCGTCCACCACTACCTCACCGGCCGGTAAAGTAGGCAAAGGCCAGTTCTCATGGAAAAAAGATATGCCGGCCATAGCTGTGGCCCATAATATTCCTTATGTGGCTACCTGTTGCCCTAGCTATCCTTTTGATATGATTGAAAAAGTAGGTAAGGCCCTGGCGGCTGACGGTCCGGCCTATATACACTGTTTATCTGTTTGTCCCACCGGCTGGCGCTGTGCCACTGAAGATACCGTGAAGATAGGGCGTTTGGCAGTTGAAACCGGTGTTTTCCCGCTGTATGAGGTTGTTAACGGCCAGTACAAAATGAGCATGGAAACGCCTGAGCTTAAGCCTTTGCGTGAGTACACCAGTCTTCAGCGGCGGTTCCGCCACCTGACAGAAGAATCTCTGGACCTTATTCAGGAAAGAGTTCAGCTGGAATACAATAAGATTGCAGAGAGGGCGGCATGTGCACCGAAACTAGAGAAATAG
- a CDS encoding complex I 24 kDa subunit family protein: MCTETREIVAPKVKNILDKYAKDKGMLVAILQDIQTEFNYLPRPALETVSEGLGVPMSQVYSVATFFKAFSLKPKGKHSIHVCMGTACHVRGANKILDKLVEKLGCCAGENTADMKFSLDAVNCVGACALGPVVVVDGQYVGNMTTEKVKPLIEGCQDD; encoded by the coding sequence ATGTGCACCGAAACTAGAGAAATAGTAGCGCCAAAAGTTAAAAATATTCTGGATAAATATGCCAAAGACAAGGGTATGCTGGTAGCTATACTGCAGGATATCCAGACTGAGTTCAACTATCTTCCCCGTCCCGCTCTGGAGACCGTAAGCGAGGGCTTGGGTGTTCCCATGAGCCAGGTTTACAGTGTGGCCACTTTCTTCAAGGCTTTCAGCCTGAAACCCAAGGGCAAACACTCTATTCATGTATGTATGGGTACTGCCTGCCACGTACGCGGTGCTAATAAGATACTGGATAAACTGGTTGAAAAACTGGGTTGTTGTGCCGGTGAAAATACCGCAGACATGAAATTCAGCCTTGATGCCGTAAACTGCGTGGGCGCCTGTGCTTTGGGGCCTGTGGTGGTAGTGGACGGGCAGTATGTAGGCAATATGACTACTGAAAAGGTCAAACCTTTGATTGAGGGATGCCAGGATGATTAA